GGCCTTTTTAATGAATATTATCGGCTGATATATATTATGCTTGTTTCGTTTGTCACAGGTGCCTTGTTGCTGATCGCCATCATGTTAATTGGTGAGGTGAAAGATAATGGTGGAATAGCAAAGGTTTACGGTGCGGTGCTGGCAGTACTTATCCTCCTGAGCATTGCCGCCCTCGCAGGATGTATCATCAGACGTCTTAGAAAGCAGCATCGTCTCACCATACAGCAGGATATTTCGGATAGGAAGACCAGGGAAGCAGCTTTCAGTATACGCGGTATGATGCAGTTGATCCAGACACTGTTTGCAGAAAGGGTGAAAAGTAAGGGACTCTCCCTGCAGGTGATCTTCGATCCTATATTGCCGGATACTATGATCGGAGATGCTACGCGCCTTACGCAGATACTGGTCAATCTCATTGGTAATGCACTTAAATATACCGAAAATGGAGAGATCACTGTGATTGTGAATGGTGAACACAGAACAGCAACATCCATCCGCTTGCGTTGCTATATATCTGATACAGGTATTGGTATCAGTAAAGAAAAGTTGCCTTATATCTTTGAACATTTTAAGCAGACGCAGGAGGCGATGCTCCCTGATTACGGTGATCCGGGATTAGGTCTTGCCAATGTGAAAGATCTGGTCATCTTGCAGGATGGAGACATTACCGTGGATAGCGAAGTAGGCAAGGGTACTACCTTTTCTTTCAGTATTCCCTATCATATCGCGGACGAGCCACTATTCCGGTATATTCACCCGGCATACATCAGAGGTGTCAGTAAGGGTGACCGGCAATATGAAAAAACGGTAACAGGGCAATTTATAGCACTCATACCTAAAAGGCTGATTGAATTGCGGGAGGCCTTACAGGCAAACGACCGGCACCAATTGTCGCTTATTGCACAGGATATGAAGACCAGCATGGCGGCGATGGGAGTGACGGGCGTTGTCATCGAATTACTCAATGAAGTGTCAGGTGTACCTTTGAATGAAATGGAAAAGAAGATCGCACTGATAGAAGAGATTTGTACCGCAGCCGTGAGAGAAGCGGTTATGTTTAACGAAACATTGGCAGAATGATCGCAGGAAACTGGTAATAGTTCCCTACGCCCCCGAAACTTTTGTATTCATTACGGGTCATCTTGTTAAAATCCTCGCCCCTGCCGCTTAAGTCAAAATGTATTCAGGATTCCCACCTAGCTTCGTATCAGAATGTTTTATTAAAACAGAGAATACGATGGGAACGTTCAATATCAGACCGCTTTTTATAGTCGTTTTTGTTTTCCTTGCTGCATGTAAAAGCAAGACGTCTTCTTCGGTGAAAACTACCCCGCAAAGTTATCCGGTGATATCGCTGGAACCCCGGAATGCCACTATCTATACCGATTACCCTGCCACTATACAGGGTATTCAGAATGTGGAAATAAGACCTAAGATTGACGGATATGTAGACGGCATTTATGTAGATGAGGGGGCATCCGTACGTAAAGGACAGCTATTATTCCGTATCAGTGCACCGCAATACGAAGAGAACGTACGTACTGCCGAAGCTAATATCAAGATAGCGGTGGCTGATGTCAATGCCGCACAGATGCAGGTCAACAAGGTAGAGCCGCTGGTCAGACAGGATATTATCAGTCACTTCGAACTGGAATCGGCACAATATACACTGGAAGCAAAACGCGCGGCGCTTGCCCAGGCAAAGGCGGCGCTCAACAATGCCCGGACCAATCTGAGTTATACGACCATTAATAGTCCGGTGGATGGTGTGATCGGCATCCTGCCGTATAAGATCGGGAGTCTGATATCCAGTACAACGGCAGAACCATTAACGACCGTTTCCAACATACAAAATATCTACGCCTATTTCTCCATTAACGAAAAACAGGGACTGGACTTTTTCCTGGC
The DNA window shown above is from Chitinophaga agri and carries:
- a CDS encoding ATP-binding protein, with the protein product MLVSFVTGALLLIAIMLIGEVKDNGGIAKVYGAVLAVLILLSIAALAGCIIRRLRKQHRLTIQQDISDRKTREAAFSIRGMMQLIQTLFAERVKSKGLSLQVIFDPILPDTMIGDATRLTQILVNLIGNALKYTENGEITVIVNGEHRTATSIRLRCYISDTGIGISKEKLPYIFEHFKQTQEAMLPDYGDPGLGLANVKDLVILQDGDITVDSEVGKGTTFSFSIPYHIADEPLFRYIHPAYIRGVSKGDRQYEKTVTGQFIALIPKRLIELREALQANDRHQLSLIAQDMKTSMAAMGVTGVVIELLNEVSGVPLNEMEKKIALIEEICTAAVREAVMFNETLAE
- a CDS encoding efflux RND transporter periplasmic adaptor subunit; the protein is MGTFNIRPLFIVVFVFLAACKSKTSSSVKTTPQSYPVISLEPRNATIYTDYPATIQGIQNVEIRPKIDGYVDGIYVDEGASVRKGQLLFRISAPQYEENVRTAEANIKIAVADVNAAQMQVNKVEPLVRQDIISHFELESAQYTLEAKRAALAQAKAALNNARTNLSYTTINSPVDGVIGILPYKIGSLISSTTAEPLTTVSNIQNIYAYFSINEKQGLDFFLASGKGTMQQKLAALPPVKLVLANGTIFPQEGKVETASGLINAQTGAVNMRATFSNPDGLVRSGSSAVVRMSQQIDTALLIPQKATYQIQGKLFAYLVGKDDKVNSVEVITSNSYLDYYVVTSGVKRGDRIVADGISNLREGLQIKPAVYTDTTLNKTN